gacatgcttctgccgatattccatatcccgagccgagcgcataggccgctcggccaccttcttctcccctcgcccttattttgtccgggcgggttgcccgctcggctctttggctCCTGACGTTCgggctcccggtcggcccttcgatcctcctgccttggcgtcggaaacccaaacccatggatgggttatctaactccgctcggacaCACCCGGatgatcggctcggccattaaccgcttagccagcccttcatcggttctcaagctgagacccttcaggaagtgggttcccCATTCTTACTGTCGGATCAAAATGCATTatccattctctaaatttaaatttaatgaaataatgattctctaaatttaagaaataaattttcattctaaaaataaaaaaaatattttttttaatctctctactTTTACTCCATCTTTTCAATCTAAACTCtaaaaatgatgaaaattttaaaataattgatataATGTAtagtgaaaaataaattatttatcttaaattttagatataattatagaaaaattGATTTAGATGCTCCACTAGCCATTGTTTATAAgttgcatatatatataatttttatatcaGACTTTTAACATCCGTCGTATTTCTGATGGTacgtatttttatataaaaatatctaaaaaattattaataaattttaaaattatttttaatatgaaaaaaaatattaaattattttagactttaacaaaattattttttaactagtttaaatttttaattaaatagtaagTAGTAAGATTAAGATGATTATTTGTTACGTTTATAGAGTAGAAATTGTTAATGTACAGTAGAAAAATGGATTGGATAACTAAATTAATAATAACAGTCGTCCTCGTCATCATGGTGGTGGTGATGGTCagtcataaaaaataataatgtttACCCAATGATGTAATAGTTCAAAAGAAGGAAGATCCTAAGGCACCTTTAATGAGCGAGTCAGTTGTGCACGTCCGTCTTATATGGTGTCAATTCAGATTGATCAAATCGGATTGGGTGATCAAATCGGGTTGGGTcagattgagttttttttttttttaattcaacctgaacccaaacccgaccaacccgatcaacccgaacccaacccataTAACctgaaaatccgattcaaaatgatttttttggcctattttccctataattcttcacttttatctcaatactccatcattatcatacaaatatacataaaaatatctaaaatttttaaaataaaatttgatttaaccccaaaaaaaacccacaaaaccctatatttaagtcaacccgggtcaatcCAAATCCaatccgacccaacccgaaaattttttactctccaaccctccaacccgaacccgacccgaacccgaacccgaaaatgctcaacccgaacctgatttttttcgggtcggcTCGGGTTGgatcgtcgggtcgggttcatttttgacacccctaccgCCTTGGCTACTTGCAAGTGATTTTGGATGTAGgaatgtaaatgaatcaaatattCATGAATAAGTTTAGTGTTCGACttgataataatttatttatgttcattcaatatatataagattaattaaataaacaagcttgaacaactcgttaagttaaacaaataagcttgaacatatatatgttcagctcgttaacgttcgtgaataatgttcgcgagcaatgttcacgaaccatatttattaataatactcttttcaatatgttaaataaacaataaaataaaataaataaataaatttaaattattaatcttaataaccattcaaacaatcaaataagcttgaattgagaacttgataacataTAGAAGAACTAAGTTCAAACCAAACTCGAAGCAAGCTCAAGTCAaccttcaaacaagctcaagttcataaaaaataaaccaagctaagtttgaacactcatttcaaaaacttggttcattttaaactcggTTCGGCTTGATTATcttattaaataagtttaaacacTACAAAGCTCAGCTCGACTCAATTTATTTACCGACCTATTTGGATGGATGAAATTATACAAATTAAATAGCAGTAAGTTATTGAATACAAGTAaaaaaagaaagggaaaggatcTAAAAATTCATCCTCTTTCGTGATATAATCAGAGAAACAGTTTTCTCGACCGAAAAATTTTCCATAATTTATAAATCCGACCTCCCAATCTTCTAAACTCGGTGGGTTTAATCTTTATATAAAaagcaaaagtaaaaaaaaatgaatcacaTTCAATCTCTATACCTTGTTTGACTCTCGTTTTATCCGAAATAGAGAAGAGCATATAATTGAGAGCACATATTTTCTAAATCAATTTTTGGTCCAAGAGATATTTACGATCGGATCATGGTCATAATTTAATCATAAATGATTACGATCTTTTCTTGGGTTCATCGTCTCCACTAGATTACACTTTTTGTCCAGAGTGGGTAGCCGAAGGCTTCCGATGATGGATAAGTGATCAAGTTATTGGACGTCGAGCGAGGGTATCCTCCGGACGGCCTCCGGccgcccgctccgaacaaaaactataatctgATGGGGATGATAAATCCAGGAAGTGATCACAACTATTTACGGTCTGATCGAGGCCACGATTCGATCACAAATACGAATGACACATccctaaaaaaaaaaatgattcaaaAGATCCTGTCTCTATAATAAGAAGGAAATTAATATAAATTTTGTTTTCCTATTttacaaaatatatatttaaaaattgcaATTGTTATACTTTACATCGAAATGAAATATGCGTTATTATTTAATGATTactaatttatataattaattttgtGTGTTTGCAAACCTTCTTTAAACcttcaaataaacaaataaacaatTAAAAACAAAAGGAAGGCGCATTTATCCCCATTCTCTCTCATTTCTCTACCAACCTTTTTCTACCCATTTTGACCTTTTTCTATCTATTTTTCTTCAATTTTTCTATAGTTCAATTTTTCAGTATTACAGAATATCTTAGTGTCTAATTTTTCTCATACAAATGACCACTATATTAGGACAAATATTCTCTATAATTTTCCTCATTTCAGAGAATGTAGGATAGTCCTTGAAAAGTCAATAAGAAGACGACTTAACTTTTGCtccaatatattaaaattatctcATTTGAATGCTTTAAATTATACAATACAATAATTATTTacaataaaacattaaaaaaaaaggcTCGAGATATAAAACTATAAAGGGCAAAACGAGGATGGCGCAAAATTATACGAGCTGGTGCATGAACTCAAGAAAAAAATGATTGATTATTAAATTATAGTGAAAAAAATTGATTATGCTCATTCCAAATATCCTTATAATACATCCCCAAATTATACCGTTGAGTGACTAGGGGGTGAAAATGagatttcctttatttttatctgaGGGGAAGATTATTTGTATTGAAGAACATGTATAGTAATTCACCATGATTATTATTTAAAAAGAAGGCCTATTTTAGTAAAGAGATGATTATTGTAATTCCTTGCCCGCATAAAAGGAAGGTCTCATTTACTACTGACCATGGCTCATCAAGTGAGTTGAACCCAACCATAACAGAATGCAAAATTCTATGAGTATCCGCGCAGAAAATTCTATGGGGGGATCGGTTTCATCCATTGGATCGCTTCATCATCAGCTGCAGGATGACGTTTGCTCCAATTGGACGGCTAGAAAAATATCCTTCATAGGACATTTTGTGGATCCGCCTCCAGAAAATCTATGCGTTCCATTAGATCTCTCAGCCCGCTGCTTTATGAAAAGATGTGCATCATTTTCTATATAGCGTCAGAAATCCACATCGCCGGCATTCCGACTCCTCGATCGTTCCGGATGGAGACGAGCTGCGTCGAGAACAGGCAGTGCGAGGTGATCGAGCCCGAGGTGAGCTCCGAGTCCGGCGGGACGTTGGCTGCGGCGCCGGCGCAGCCGGAGTACATGGGCGTGGTGCCGCTTCCCTATGGCCGCTGGGGCGCGCAGTTCTACGACAGGGAGAGGCGCGTGTGGCTGGGCGCGTTCGACGTGAAGGCCGAGGCCGCGCGCGCGTACGACGTGGCCGTGCGGCGGTTCCGCGGCTGCGGCGCCGTCACCAACTTCGAGCCCCTGGAGGCGGAGGAGCTCGCCTTCCTCTGCTCCCGGTCCAAGGAGGAAATCGTCGACATGCTGCGGAAGCAAACGTACCGCGACGAGTTGAAGCTGGTCAGGAACAGAGGAGCGGCGGCCGCGGCGGGGGCGGAACAGAGGAAGCCCCTGTTCGAGAAGGCCCTGATGCCGAGCGACGTCGGGAAGCTGAACCGGCTGGTGATCCCGAAGCACCACGCGGAGAAGCATTTGCCGCTGGGGGATGACGACAGGGGCGTGGTGTTGAGCTTCGAGGACGAGCGCGGCAAGGTGTGGCGGTTCCGCTACTCGTACTGGAAGAGCATCAAGACTTACGTGCTGACCCGGGGATGGAATTGGTTTGTGAAGGATAAGGGGCTCCGGGCCGGCGACGTGGTGGCTTTCCACGGCTCCACCTCCGGCGAAGAGAAGCGGCTCTTCATCTTCCCGCGCGGGGGGCGCGTGGCACCGGCGGCTGCTACTCGCTCCATCAGGCTGTTTGGCGTTGACATCGTTGGTGGTGCAATtggcgccgccgccgccgttgGGATTAAGAGGAAGATATCGTGCGATGATAGAAGTGAAAGTTCATGTGACGATGCAGAAGCAGATCGATTAAAATAGCTTTcgatcattatatatatatatatagatagatacCAAAATCTGTTATTTTTGAGTTTGGATTTGTAAGTTCATCAGTTCGTGCGATGATTCTTATGTCCT
The genomic region above belongs to Zingiber officinale cultivar Zhangliang chromosome 11A, Zo_v1.1, whole genome shotgun sequence and contains:
- the LOC122031536 gene encoding AP2/ERF and B3 domain-containing protein Os01g0141000-like; protein product: MRSIRSLSPLLYEKMCIIFYIASEIHIAGIPTPRSFRMETSCVENRQCEVIEPEVSSESGGTLAAAPAQPEYMGVVPLPYGRWGAQFYDRERRVWLGAFDVKAEAARAYDVAVRRFRGCGAVTNFEPLEAEELAFLCSRSKEEIVDMLRKQTYRDELKLVRNRGAAAAAGAEQRKPLFEKALMPSDVGKLNRLVIPKHHAEKHLPLGDDDRGVVLSFEDERGKVWRFRYSYWKSIKTYVLTRGWNWFVKDKGLRAGDVVAFHGSTSGEEKRLFIFPRGGRVAPAAATRSIRLFGVDIVGGAIGAAAAVGIKRKISCDDRSESSCDDAEADRLK